A region of the Anolis carolinensis isolate JA03-04 chromosome 1, rAnoCar3.1.pri, whole genome shotgun sequence genome:
agtgcAAACCGCATTAAATTATATAGTGTATATGCACCCTCTGTCCTTCAAATTACTGTCAGGCAAtgggtatatgaaatataaattaatttcatgtttagactccaAGAGATCTGTTTGTGTTCAGCCTGAACAATCCAATGCAGGGAAAAGGCAACTTTTAGAACAATGACTAGTTAATTAAAGCAAAGAGCAAATGGTGGTGCAGCTACTCTCTATGGAAGATGCGAATACATGATGGTGTTTATTTCTTTACAGTGATACACTTCATCTACTGCAACTTTGCATTTAAGAACAGCTATGTTTTTGCCCCTTCCTTCAAGTGATTCTAATTCAGTTCTCAGCCATGTCAACTTGCAGTTGTGTTCTAATATTCATGCAGATTGACTTTCAAAAGGCAAACAGAAGTTGTCATCTATATTCTAGCTACATAAAACTGTGCAAAATTCTATCCGAGCTGTAGGTCAAGAGATGATGCCATgtaaaaggaggggggaaagtgGTTCTTACCATTTGGTTCTTTTGTATTTCCCCGGTTCCTGAAAATCACGACCAGGAGAAGACCCTCTCCAACCTGGAAAATCAAATACAGgccaggaaagaagaaaagaggccCAATGACATCAGCTGGAAAGGCTATCCTGAGGATGGCCAGGCAGAGGGTGACGTTTTGGCAGCCTGTTTCCAGGCAGATTGTCCGCTTGCATCTATCAAtgaaggaaacacacacacacacattcctgtATTACATGGGGTTATAGGTATGGgaaccactgggtgaccctgggctgGCCAAATATTCTCAGCCCCAGACAATCCTATGATAGGTTATCCTTAGAATCACCATCAGTCAGAAACAACTCGAAGGCATACAGCAATAAAGGTATACCAATTCAGCATGTGTAAGTGTTCAAATTGCCTCTCCATCTATAGTGgttccatgaatttcacagggtgttTCTCTTTCGAGGAATACTCAATGGTGGTTTTGCAGTTCTTCTTAAATGTAGCTCTTATCACGTGATATTTGTTGGTGGCCTCCCAACCAAGTACCAACTTGGATTGATCTCGCTTAGCTTAGATCAGATGGTGCATCAAAACACCTAAGTCTGATATGATTTTAGCAACTTTCACACATATAGGTCTAGGCTAAATGCATATACATCTTGTTGGACAGAATGCAGAGGATATTTCTTTGGGTCATCATTTAAACCCTCCCATTTCAAGTCACTATAGAGCCTGGGTGGGGTGCTCATCAGTGGGATGTGAGAAGGGGGCTACAGGTAGATATTGGTGGCCTTGGCATCCACGGAAGGGAAATAAGGGTGTGCTCTGTCTACTAAgcgctgggtatgtttagtttggagaaaaagaaagctgagagcagacatgagagccatgtttaaatatttgaaagaagggggcaaacttgttttctgcttctctggaaactaggacatggagcaatggattcaaatacagtagagtctcacttatccaagcctctggataatccaagccatttttgtagtcaatgttttcaatatatcatgatattttggtgctaaattcataaatacagtaattactacttagcattactgcatattgaactactttttctgtcaaattagttgtataacatgatgttttggtacttaatttgtaaaatcataatctaatttgatgtttaataggcttttccttaatctctccttattatccaagatattcgcttatccaagcttctgccagcccgtttagcttggataagtgagactctactgtagcaggaaaaaatattccacctaaacattgggaagaacttcctgatggtaatagCTGTTTGGCAATGCAATATGctgccttctctggaggcttttcagtggaggctagatggccatctgcgaGGCATATTTTGATTCCTGAATTGCAGCGAATTtgacgtctgcaaggacgttgcccaggggacacccggatatttgatgttttaccatcctgtgggaggcttctctcatgtccccgcatagggagctggagctgacagggggagaGCGggttgagttccctctgtcagctccagctccctatgcgggggacattagagaagcctcccacaggatggtaaaacatcaaacatccaggtgtcccctgggcaacgtccttgcagacggccaattctctcacagcagaagcaacttgcagtttctcaaattgttcctgacatgaaaaaaaagtggtTGGATGTATGGCccttggtctcttccaattctatgattataaatgtattaataaaccagttcccatctgatcttagaagctaaccACTGCCAGCCCTTGTTAATATTTGGATAGAAGACTGCCACTGAATACTGGTTGCTGTagtctatatttcagatgaaggaactggcaaaaccaccttgaagtattccttgtctaagaaaaccatatgaaatccaTAGGGACAGGCAACATGAAAGCACATAAACCCACACGTACTGTTGTACATCTTTACTTCTTTCCCCTTTGCAGCTGAGACCACTCACTCTTTCTTTGCTGAGTCCTCCCATCTTGTAAGCTAGAGCGGTGACAGGCTCTCTTCCCTGGGACTTGGCAGCTGCTTGGCAGGTGAAGTGCTATGTTTCACCTATCTGATCCAGGATCTTGGCTAAAGAGTATTGGATTTTAAAGCTAATATCTTTTACTCCTCACAAGTTTTTGGGACTGAAGTCCTCAGTAGCCCAACTGGAAAAGAGGGCTTCTCTGGAAGACTATGGAAATCTATGCCAAATAGCAAAGGTTATTCTTTAAGGTCACACAAAGCTCTTTGTTCCCTTTGCAATAGTTTTCCTCTCCAGCTGTAGACTATGATTTAGacacaaggaaagaaagatatGTATGACTGGGGGCAGAAGGCAAGCAGATCAACCACTTCAAGTCAGTTGTATTTCAGGAACAGAGACAGGCTTGAAGGCTCAAGgctgtctttcttttttctcaatGGAAAGTCAAATTGGTactgggttgctgcaagttttccaggctgtgtggccatgttttagaagcattctctcctgacatttcatccatatctatggcaggcatcctcagaggttgtgaggtcagttggaaactaggcaaatggagattatatatctgttgaaggtccagggtgggagaaagaactcttgtctgttggaggcaagtgtgaatgttgcaattgaccaccttgattagcattgagtggcctttcaccttcaaagtctggctgcttcctgcctgagagaatcctttgttgaaggatattagctggccctgattgtttcttgtctggatttcctgtttttgaatgttgttctttatttactgtcctgattttagagtttttaaaatattggtagccagattttgttcattttcatcatttcctcctttctgttgaaattgtccacagccatgaaagcctttgataacaaatTGGTATTATTTgagtggaggccacaagggggagctagacagagaaggatagtccattttatttggGGGAAGGGGTTAaacaatttccccctgttttcgtGTTATTCCCCCCACTCATGTCGCAGTTGTCAAAACAACCATCATTtattatatgggggggggggataacctgCAAAAATGAGAAGAgtgtttttcctccttcaactcccccccccatgGACTATCCTGCTCTGTCTAGGCCCCCCTTTGGAGCCCATAATGGAAGAGCACCATCAAATTTTATTCTCTGGTTCCTCCCCAGCCAAGCAGAACCACAGACATTGTGTGTTGGGAATGAGCTTAATTTGATAGCCTTCTTAATCCGAAAACTGCATTCAGACCACAATGTTATCTCTCTCTCTACTTACTTTCCCCTTCATGCTTTTTAATAAAATGTCCCTGCCTGATGAAGGAAAACGTGGTTTCTCAAGCTTTTTGTTCATTTCTGCTTATTATGATATAGGTTTTACCACTATAAAGGCTTGTTATTCCTTAGGGCTATTGGGACATTTAACCTTAGCAAAACTACAAAACCAGAATCTGTATTGACTTTTTGAAAAACCACAGCAGCAACGACAATAGAAACAGAGGTTTGCTTAGGAGAACTTACAGTTCGTTGAAGTTGAAGTATGCAGAAAGGATATAGCCCAAGGAAAAACCAAAAAAAGGCAATAAAACAGATGTCCCCACCAGGCGTGGAGATAAGATGACAAGAAAGATATTATCTCCAAGACTGATCACACTCAGAACAGTGATAGGAATGGTTAGTAGGAGCATGAGAAGCACACCTACCTGAAAACAGAAGAGAGAGAGGTTAAACGGCAAGAGATCAGTGAATAGATGCCATTGGGGACTAACTATTAAGATCTTGTAGGTCCTTGAATGATATCCCCCTTGCCTTGGGTCAATTGGTTTTCTAGACCAATGTTTCTTAAAATATGGCAAATGTGGTTGCCATAGCTTATATAAATGAGGCTGCTAATCTATATGGGGTGGGGAGAGAGGACTGAACTATGTAGGCCAAGGATGGGAAACGTATGTCCCTTCATATGTTACTGGACTGTAGCTCCTATCAGTTCTAACCAGCATAGTCAGTGggaaggaattatgggagttacaGTACAACAACATCTGTGAGAAGTGTATGCTCTTTATTCCTGATGAAGCTTTTTGGTCTAAATCCAATGAAGCTCTtcttatgttcttcttcttcttcttcttcttcttcttcttcttcttcttcttcttcttcttcttcttcttcttcttcttcttcttcttcttctctctctctctctctctctctctctctctctatatatatatatatatatatgtatatatataaaaggataaaaaatgtttggcctaggacaaaacaacaaaactacacatcccagaaacactaaacacattttttaaaagggagcAATAATGAactgcagcacaacccctcatccatgcctctacgttcatacaacaaaaagaaaagaaaaataaagtcctaattaaagggaaaggaataattgctttttatccaattgctgccagttacaaggctaaactctgcccacttggtctcctagcaacctactcagcccaggggacaggcacagttaggcctcaggcctcttccacactggctataaaatacagattatctgattttaactggattatatggcagtgtagactcaaggcccttcaacacagctatattacccatttataatcttttattatctgctttgaactggattatcttgagtccacactgccagataattcacttcagtgtgcattttatacagctgtgtagaaggggcctcatataatccagttctaagcagataatataagattataaatatacagtagagtctcacttatccaacataaacaggccggcagaatgctggataagtgaatatgttggataataagaagggattcaggaaaagccgattaaacatcaaattaggtaatgattatataaattaagcaccaaaaatcatgttaaacaacaaatttgacagaaaaagtagtttaatgctcagtaatgctatgttgtaattactgtatttacaaatttagcaccaaaatatcacaatgaatttaaaacattgactacaaaaacattgactactaaaagtcagactgcgttggataatccagaacactggataagcgaatgttggataagtgagattctactgtaatatgaaataattactgtggtaatccagtccaacccaattctgccatggaggacacaatccaagcacgcccaacagatggccacccagcctctcaataataaaaataaaaataataataataataataatatcatacaatcataaggttaggagacacccctaaggatcatccagttcaacttccttccaccatgcaggacgacacaaaccaagcactcctgacagatgccatccaagatctgcacagtaataatacaaattgaataatagaatcagacagttaggagagacccctaaaggccatccagtccaacccaactctgcaattggacgatacaatccaagcactcccaacagatggccagccagcctctcagtaataataataataagaagaataagaatatcatacaatcctaaggttagcagatacccctaaggatcatccagttcaacttccttatatcatgcaggaggacacaatccaaccactcctgacagatggccatccaatatctgcacaataataatacacatcgaatcatagcatcagacagttaggagacaccccaaaaggccatccagtccaacccaattctgccatgcaggacacaatccaggcactcccaacagatggtcacccagcctctcaatactaatactaatattaacaacaacaacaacaacaacatcatacaatcctaaggtttggagtgacccctgaggatcatccagatcaacttccttctaccatgcaggaggacacaatccaagcactcctgagacATGGcctccagcctctacataataatgatgatgaagatgatgatgataataataataacagaagcatagaatccaagaatttggagagacccctaagggccatccagcccaaccctttctactatgcagcaggacacaatccaagcattcacaacacatggacaacatataaatactatacaatactacacaggaacatagaccccctctaccctcaccattttcacagtacacaaacaaccaaatgcatactaaacataaagacaaccatacaacagacattcaataccaccactacctcaacaagttctcaccaacaccaccagatgacgccacagcaacgcgtggccgggcacagctagttatatatagaaTTAAACCCACCCTTTTCAACatatatatgaataaataatTCTGGTGTTACACTGCAATTAACTCTATATGGAGCTGATGAAGTTAAGAAGAGATTTTGTATCATGAAATGAGCTCCAGATGGCCACTTACTTTATTCAAGAGACGAGCATATTTTGGCTTCTTTTCATTCAAGATGATCCCAAGAGCACAAGCGATAAGGGTCATGAACAAGGAGAGAACAATGTCTTTGAAAGGCACTTTCCCTTCCAGATTATTATCATAGGAGCCCTTAGTGTAAAGGTATAGAAGAAGAGGCATCATGCCAAGGGCCAAAAGCGATGAGCATCCAGTCATCACAATGCTGGGACAAAGAAAGAGAAACGTCAGTGTACATGAGTTCATTATTACCTTTTTCTTAACATTGCTTTGTTTTACTTGTTTCTGACTCTTAAAACTATAGCACTGGTTGGGAATGAAGAATGGGAAATAATCAAAGCTAGCCTATTTTCAGTCATCCACCTCATTGCCTTTTCAAAGACATGGTCAACTTGGGGTAGTATATCTACACTGTGTAGTTATAGaagtttgattccattttaactgttctATTGTAGAGAATGTTAGGATTAGTAGTTTAGGAAAGTACTTCAATTTCTCTGCTGGAGAGCTCTAATTTGCTTCCCTGGACCACAACACTGCAGCTCTTCAGCAGAGAAACCCAAGATAGAGCCACCATGGGTAAAGTGCTataactaaatttatttatttatttattatttaaacttatatgccgccactcccctagggctcggggcggcttacaaaaaaggctaaaatctaacaatttaaaaacatctttaaaatatcttttaaaaaaatcttaaaaacactcccccagggctcggagtggcttacaaaaacagctaaaatctaagcaatttaaaaacagcaatagcggagatcaaaagcctgccgaaacaggtgtgtcttacatgccctgcggaagactgataagtcccgcagGGCACAAACTTCaggcggcagagtgttccagagtgacggcgccactgatgtaaaagctctacgtctagttgctgttagacgcaaggtcttaaaactgggaacttccaatagatcttggtccaccgaacggagggatctctggggttggtagggggtgaggcggtccctcaggtacattggccctagaccatgtaaggccaccatcactttgaaagtgatccggtgctcaattggtaaccagtgcagctgtagtaggattggtgttatatgacatctcattGGGACTCCTgcaagaagtcgagcagctgcattttgtacaagttggagcttccggatcaccgacaaaggaaaaccaatgtagagggtgttacagtagtccagccttGAGATGACtgtggcctggatcactgtagctaggtcatcccttgacagatagggggccagccgtctagcctgccgcaggTGAAAAAAGGCGGTTCTACTAATGGCGGAGACTTCTGGTTCAAATGAATAGACCCAAACCCTGAAAGGATAAGGATCTTCATCGTCCCACCTCCTGCAAGTCCTGAAATCAGGCCTCCATAGACATAGAGGGAGAGTTGTAAGTCACCACTGCGACAAGGTGGGAGGGAAGCTGGCTGGTGGATGCTTCctccctgtgggatggggtgagggggaagctgggcaatgCAGGGCAACAGCTTCCTTCGCCCCGCCCCTTCCTCGGGCCCTGTCGGATTTGCCATGATATGTGGTGAAACCCCggtcttaatgtgatgaggtcctttgactCTCTCTAGCTATGGTGATGCAATCTGTAATCCAACAATTTGAGAGAGGAGCTTCAGGATGTGGATGACTACCTTACTTTGTGATGACATTGAAAGACTAGGCACTACCACTACTAccatttcttctcctcctccttcttttgccATTGTAACCTCTGTGGGAAGAAAATTTCAGATCCTGGGAGTGGACATAGAGAAAAGAAGGGTCTTTCCAGAAAATCTCAAAACATAGGCAGATTCATATTGGAGAATGCAGACCTTCTGACAACTTCAGCCCATGTTATATACATAGTTAAAGCCAGCACTTCGAATTATGCCGCAATACTGAccagcagccagtgaagctgttgcaACAAGTGAGTTGTGTACTCCCTGGGAATCAATGTCATGGTTAAAGTATCTCTGAAGTTGACTCCATAGCTGCTGTCACAATCTCCCTTACCTGAGGTTCATGTCTCCTTTGGATGCAAGAGTTAAAATATTGGAGAGAGTTCCACCTGGACAGCAGCCACAGATGAATACAGTAAGTGCTTCCATTGGAGCCAGCCGGAAGATTTTGCTCAGAGCAAATGCTGTCAGGGgcattgtagcggaacctttgtgctacggtccttgtttgagcgcagtggaggaatttggagacgaacaactgaaggaattccaagaaagcagttttatttcgctaatggccactagggttccccctcgcacaaagtaagtgcttctccagggagaacaaccagtggcgggctgagtaaatatttatacacactacagggttcgggttatgcccgcccacaagcaaattcattggcttagagttgtgacgctgcttgacttggacccaatcagtgcttACCAgcgggccggctgcaccctttctgtgccgtgctcacaaatcattcagagcgcctgcgtacgcatgcgctgtttgtttatctttagctttcatttcttcagaaacacatgatttcccagaagtcacatgtttctgtgagtttatgcacccgggtcgctagctgtcgccatctctgcccatatatggtatttcctggggttctttaacctcccgcctcactcccccattttctttttgcgaagcgcatgtacaaaagctgaagcaaagcattatggttccatccaatcccgcttggcttggagtatggctatcttttctccaggtaaagattgtgtgacacacctagtacacatttgcatcattattggagtgcagcacataactatgagaacaatgaacaatcctaaaatccctaccaacaatatgttcttcaaccattctattgagggtaaccagctagtcacccaggagaagggagaccaaccttctatctcctggacattattgtaaattaacttttgtaatgactcgatgtcatcttcaatagtactattcaagttatgaaatttcactacacaacgccctctaaccatggcgcataaaccccccctggccgccagtaggtagtcaagggccaacttatgctgtagggccatctggctgatttcttctacttcagactggatttcccggaaaattttaccagtggcatttatggacttttcaaggcggcaagtcaggcctagaacacttctacgatttgcttgagctacaatccctgggtaagcacccagggtcaacaagcctgtgatcaggcctcctcctacacgggaggcttctgaacctgacagggccttgttaataatgacctcatccgagaattctggtcctagagggcctgtttgcacaatgtcccgtttcaggcgctgatgccttttgtgtaagacctgaactgggaatgtcaaataacccacaccgacacactggtagttgccggggtgataatttgtggcccatttatcaaagaaaaaccatagatttggatccctaatttgccataacggacagaggcttttacctaggctcagttgggttaattgttgcagtatgttcatataagattttaggccctcaatagaatcattcacactaaatgtaggataatctggatacatgctagcccactcggttgcggttagatttaatcgtgagacataagatatattaaatcgtccatgtagatagaaccggtctcgacagtgggagtaattgcctaatcgggaaaagaacgcctgcctagttccccagtgtttccactcagaattccatattcccgatcctccacaacagaagcacaaacccctggtggaggtatggtatctaaaccgtcgaaaccgagttttatttattttttgcggtatgctagaaaacacagtaggtggaccctcctgagccttggacaatccctccaacacaatctgtggttcatcaattaaatcgggaagaaatgaaaaatctcctatggtgagggggtgttcatatattaatgctacctctttcccgtgctgctcaaacatataattggcatgttcttttatccaattcccatgtgctctttttccaaaagagagaataaaactcagcacaaataatataccaaacacagtgcgctttcctcccctcctcataacttgtctcccactttttcctctcaaaacgtctagccaccatctcccggagagcgcctttgttgggccatgctgcgacatacttgaccaccgacgctccgttgcacccgaagggatcagcttcatggccttgttgaccccttagggagttgccggatgatcctgagtctcaggtcctcaccaggaactcgctccgtccgccactcctcaggtgctagttttacacgggtgtaatgtatccacggcttaatctccttcaccttcactgcagtgggggtagacaggagcacaacatagggtcctcgccacttgggtcccaatggctcaatcttccaatccttgaccagaacctcgtcacctggtgaaaaacaatgtagaggtgtggtagggaatggtgggttcaattcagaaatgtatttttctaactgctgcatttgtctgcccaaagcctgaacctgggccaatgtctgtttctctcctatgaggtgttgctcagctcctgtctctaaggctcccttcaagttcaaagggggtcgtccatagagtctttcaaaaggggagagtcctgtccgtttgtgtggtgtacatctgattcctaataatgccatgggcaaaaccaccgtccacggcaatcctgtctcttggcaaagtttcccaagctgagcctttaatgtcctattcattctttccacttttccagaagattggggtctatatgcacaatgtaacttccattttatgcccaaaattctacataatccttgcacagcctgttgaatatatgcggggccattatctgatccaatttctaagggtatgccaaatctgggaataacatctttcattagagctgttgaaacctctacagccttctcagtccttgtagggtaagcctccacccatcctgtgtatgtgtccacgaacaccagtaaatatttgtatcctttgtatgggggcatttctgtaaagtcagtgactaaagcttcaaagggtaccccacccacatgttggactcctggtggcttgaggggtccttctctggggttattttttatacatgtccagcatcttcgggctgctgctgccgttaggctatgtaatccatcgatatacaactgtcgtcctagcagatttgccaatgccatttttcctaaatgtgtgttttggtgcatgtgttggactaagtgccatgccaagtccttagggacgtagacacgggcgtctggcatcactatgagttctcctgaccactgacccttctcctttaaggcccattcttcttcctctggtgtatatgtaatgttatgttcagctaattctacctgtagggccattacctgatgttcaatatagggcagcctagctgcctctttggctgccagatcagcctgcctatttccttgcactacgggatcgtctccacgttggtgccctttacaatgcatcacagccacctg
Encoded here:
- the slc10a1 gene encoding hepatic sodium/bile acid cotransporter, with product MAVITVSPGNSAHEIFGFGRSNQMPNVSLTNSSFPLVLYGTAINHALTGLAMVFVFIIMFSGGCKMEISKIKVHILKPKGVAMAAVSQFGIMPLTAFALSKIFRLAPMEALTVFICGCCPGGTLSNILTLASKGDMNLSIVMTGCSSLLALGMMPLLLYLYTKGSYDNNLEGKVPFKDIVLSLFMTLIACALGIILNEKKPKYARLLNKVGVLLMLLLTIPITVLSVISLGDNIFLVILSPRLVGTSVLLPFFGFSLGYILSAYFNFNELCKRTICLETGCQNVTLCLAILRIAFPADVIGPLFFFPGLYLIFQVGEGLLLVVIFRNRGNTKEPNDSTKVDSGAFDRTEDNTEVEASQSETLFRVRNELISGK